In one window of Arthrobacter pascens DNA:
- a CDS encoding adenylate kinase yields the protein MLIIGPPGSGKGTQAERISERLGVVAISTGDIFRANVKGETPLGIEAKKYMDNGDFVPDSVTNKMVRDRLSEEDVQSGFLLDGYPRTTAQVDYLDEILAQGEEKLDVVLQLTADDEELVTRLLGRAKETGRSDDNEAVIRHRLDLYHEQTEAVVAKYAERGILTQVDGIGAIDEVTDRVMQAIKAAQAA from the coding sequence ATGTTGATTATTGGACCACCCGGCTCCGGCAAGGGGACACAGGCGGAACGCATTTCGGAGCGCCTCGGCGTTGTGGCGATCTCCACCGGTGATATCTTCCGCGCCAATGTGAAGGGCGAGACGCCGCTTGGCATCGAGGCCAAGAAGTACATGGACAACGGAGACTTCGTCCCGGACAGCGTCACCAACAAGATGGTCCGGGACCGCCTCAGCGAAGAAGACGTGCAGAGCGGCTTCCTCCTGGACGGCTACCCCCGCACGACCGCACAGGTGGACTACCTGGATGAGATCCTCGCCCAGGGCGAAGAGAAGCTCGACGTCGTCCTGCAGCTGACTGCCGACGACGAGGAACTCGTGACGCGCCTGCTTGGGCGTGCAAAGGAAACCGGTAGGAGCGACGACAACGAAGCCGTCATCCGCCACCGGTTGGACCTTTACCACGAGCAGACCGAGGCTGTTGTGGCCAAATATGCAGAGCGTGGCATCCTGACCCAAGTTGACGGCATCGGCGCCATCGACGAAGTCACGGACCGCGTGATGCAGGCTATCAAGGCGGCGCAGGCAGCCTGA
- a CDS encoding P1 family peptidase, whose amino-acid sequence MGAITDVPGIRVGHQQKTDGGWLTGVTVVLPPPGTVGSVDVRGGGPATHETDALDPTTLVSTVDAVVLTGGSAYGLVSAHGAQRWCEENGRGFGISGGVVPIVPAAAIFDLGRGGDFAARPDAAMGYAATASAAAEMEGHDVGRGNVGAGTGALIGRRQFKGGVGTASVTLDNGVVIGALAVVNALGLPFLLTDANAEPGTERTGAEPQQLNTTLVVVATNAVLDKTECNRTASAAQAGIARALNPSHTLADGDTVFCLATGGITLDRSTEAARQISLITLQSAAADVVRSAILDGVFSAEAVTTPAGEYGAFGSSLR is encoded by the coding sequence ATGGGAGCCATTACTGACGTGCCGGGGATCCGTGTGGGCCACCAGCAGAAGACCGACGGCGGCTGGCTGACCGGCGTCACAGTTGTTCTGCCACCGCCCGGAACCGTCGGTTCCGTGGACGTCCGCGGGGGCGGTCCGGCAACCCATGAGACGGACGCCTTGGATCCCACCACCCTGGTCTCCACCGTGGATGCCGTAGTGCTCACGGGGGGCAGCGCCTATGGCCTGGTCAGTGCGCACGGCGCCCAGCGCTGGTGCGAGGAGAATGGCAGGGGCTTCGGCATTAGCGGCGGAGTAGTGCCCATCGTGCCCGCCGCCGCCATCTTCGACCTCGGCCGCGGCGGCGATTTCGCGGCCCGCCCGGACGCCGCGATGGGTTACGCGGCAACCGCGTCCGCGGCTGCCGAGATGGAAGGGCACGACGTCGGACGCGGCAACGTGGGAGCCGGTACGGGAGCGCTGATCGGACGGCGCCAGTTCAAAGGCGGAGTCGGCACAGCGTCCGTCACCCTCGACAACGGGGTCGTCATTGGGGCTTTGGCGGTAGTGAACGCCTTGGGCCTGCCGTTCCTGTTGACCGACGCAAATGCTGAGCCTGGCACCGAGCGGACCGGGGCGGAACCACAGCAGCTGAACACCACGCTCGTCGTCGTTGCCACCAACGCCGTCCTGGACAAGACCGAGTGCAACCGGACGGCCTCGGCCGCCCAGGCAGGGATAGCAAGGGCGCTCAATCCGAGCCACACCCTGGCCGATGGTGACACGGTGTTTTGCCTGGCCACAGGCGGGATCACCCTGGATCGCAGCACCGAAGCTGCCCGGCAGATCAGTCTCATTACCCTGCAAAGTGCGGCAGCCGACGTCGTCCGTTCCGCCATCCTTGACGGGGTCTTCAGCGCGGAAGCGGTGACAACCCCGGCAGGCGAATATGGTGCGTTCGGGAGCTCATTGCGCTAA
- the rpmJ gene encoding 50S ribosomal protein L36 yields MKVKPSVKQICEKCKVIRRNGRVMVICENPRHKQRQG; encoded by the coding sequence ATGAAGGTCAAGCCGAGCGTCAAGCAGATCTGCGAAAAGTGCAAAGTGATCCGCCGTAATGGCCGGGTCATGGTGATCTGCGAGAACCCGCGCCACAAGCAGCGCCAGGGCTAA
- the secY gene encoding preprotein translocase subunit SecY: MLSAFGRAFRTPDLRRKLLFTLGIITIFRLGAFIPSPGVNYQNVQQCLSQGQTAGGLYQLVNLFSGGALLQVSIFALGIMPYITASIIVQLLRVVIPRFQELYEEGASGQSKLTQYTRYLTIALGLLNATTLVSLARSGQLLPGCNLAIIPDNTIITTILIIITLTAGTGLIMWMGELVTEKGVGNGMSLLIFTSIAAGFPTSLGAIWKTQGPGTFSLVLIIGLLTVALVVFVEQSQRRVPVQYAKRMIGRRTVGGTSTYIPIKVNMAGVVPVIFASSMLYLPGLISQFNQPKAGEPVQPWVEWINNNLTKGDHPIYMALYFVMIVFFTYFYVAITFNPEEVSDNMKKYGGFIPGIRAGKPTADYLQYVLSRITLPGAMYLGLVALIPLVALVLIQANQNFPFGGTSILIMVGVGLETVKQIDAQLQQRHYEGLLR; the protein is encoded by the coding sequence TTGCTTAGCGCATTTGGCCGGGCCTTTCGCACGCCTGATCTGCGACGCAAGTTGTTGTTCACGCTGGGAATCATCACAATCTTCCGCTTGGGTGCCTTCATCCCCTCGCCTGGTGTGAACTACCAGAATGTCCAGCAATGCTTGTCGCAAGGTCAGACCGCAGGCGGGCTCTACCAGCTCGTCAACCTGTTCAGCGGCGGTGCATTGCTCCAGGTGTCCATCTTTGCCCTGGGAATCATGCCGTACATCACGGCGAGCATCATTGTGCAGCTGCTCCGGGTGGTCATTCCCCGGTTCCAGGAGCTGTACGAGGAAGGTGCGTCCGGCCAGTCCAAGCTGACCCAGTACACCCGGTACCTCACCATTGCCCTGGGCCTGCTCAACGCCACGACCCTGGTGTCGCTGGCCCGTTCAGGGCAGCTGCTACCCGGCTGTAACCTCGCAATCATTCCGGATAACACCATCATCACCACCATCCTGATCATCATCACGCTGACGGCTGGAACCGGCCTGATCATGTGGATGGGCGAGCTCGTCACCGAAAAAGGTGTGGGCAACGGCATGTCGCTGCTGATCTTCACCTCGATTGCCGCCGGCTTCCCGACCTCCCTCGGCGCTATCTGGAAGACCCAGGGTCCGGGGACGTTCTCCCTGGTGCTCATCATCGGGCTGCTGACTGTCGCGCTTGTGGTGTTCGTGGAGCAGTCCCAGCGGCGCGTCCCGGTGCAGTACGCCAAGCGGATGATCGGCCGCCGCACCGTCGGCGGGACCAGCACGTACATTCCCATCAAGGTGAACATGGCCGGCGTTGTCCCGGTGATCTTCGCGTCCTCGATGCTGTACCTGCCCGGCCTGATTTCGCAGTTCAACCAGCCCAAGGCTGGCGAACCGGTGCAGCCCTGGGTTGAGTGGATCAACAACAACCTGACCAAGGGCGATCACCCCATTTACATGGCGTTGTACTTCGTCATGATCGTTTTCTTTACCTACTTCTACGTCGCGATCACCTTCAACCCTGAAGAGGTCTCGGACAACATGAAGAAGTACGGCGGTTTCATCCCCGGTATCCGCGCCGGCAAGCCGACGGCGGATTACCTGCAGTACGTGCTCTCCCGGATCACCCTGCCCGGCGCCATGTATCTTGGCCTTGTGGCGCTGATCCCGCTGGTGGCCTTGGTGCTGATCCAGGCGAACCAGAACTTCCCGTTCGGTGGCACCTCGATCCTGATCATGGTGGGCGTGGGCCTTGAGACCGTCAAGCAAATTGATGCGCAGCTACAGCAACGTCACTACGAAGGGCTTTTGCGATGA
- a CDS encoding ABC transporter substrate-binding protein has translation MTLTLDRRLFLALAGAGAAALSACGGPTTTAGSVATPAADIDFSGVTPAASIDFWSNHPGKSQDVEKSIIDKFHAKYPDITVNLVTAGANYEDIAQKFQTAQAAKSGFPALVVLSDVWWFRYYLNESIIPLDSLVRQLGVKLDDFRTSLVDDYKYAGKQWALPYGRSTPLFYYNKDHFAAAGLPDRAPKTWQEFAGWAPKLKAASGAQYAFMHPALAGYAGWTLQNNLWGEGGGWSKDWDITCDSDASVAALQAAQDSVYKDGWAGVSSKESAGDFAAGLASATLSSTGSLIGILTSAKFNVGVGFLPGGSRAETGVCPTGGAGLGIPSGVSKEQQLAAAMFLQFMTEPENTAAFSAATGYMPTRVSADMTAVLAATPQIKTAMDQLAVTRVQDNARVFLPGADQEMAKAAAKILTQQGDVKATMTELKATLQGIYTKDVKPRLKA, from the coding sequence ATGACCTTGACACTTGACCGACGGCTCTTCCTCGCGCTTGCCGGGGCTGGTGCCGCCGCCCTGTCCGCCTGTGGCGGACCGACAACCACTGCCGGATCGGTGGCCACACCAGCGGCTGACATCGACTTCAGCGGTGTCACCCCTGCGGCCTCCATCGACTTTTGGTCCAACCACCCGGGCAAGTCCCAGGATGTCGAAAAGAGCATCATCGACAAGTTCCACGCCAAGTACCCGGACATCACGGTCAACCTGGTGACGGCAGGCGCCAACTACGAGGACATCGCACAGAAGTTCCAGACCGCCCAGGCGGCCAAGTCCGGCTTTCCCGCCCTGGTGGTGCTCTCGGATGTCTGGTGGTTCCGCTATTACCTGAACGAGAGCATCATTCCTCTCGATTCGCTCGTCAGGCAGCTGGGCGTCAAGCTGGATGACTTCCGCACTTCGCTGGTGGACGACTACAAGTACGCCGGCAAGCAGTGGGCCCTCCCCTATGGCCGTTCCACGCCGCTCTTCTACTACAACAAGGACCACTTCGCGGCTGCAGGACTGCCTGACCGTGCACCCAAGACGTGGCAGGAATTTGCCGGGTGGGCCCCGAAGCTCAAGGCGGCCTCCGGTGCCCAGTACGCGTTCATGCACCCCGCCCTGGCCGGTTACGCCGGCTGGACCCTGCAGAACAACCTCTGGGGCGAGGGCGGCGGCTGGTCCAAGGACTGGGACATCACCTGTGATTCAGATGCATCCGTGGCGGCGCTGCAGGCCGCCCAGGACTCGGTCTACAAGGACGGCTGGGCCGGGGTCTCCTCCAAGGAATCCGCAGGCGACTTTGCCGCAGGACTGGCCTCGGCAACCCTTTCCTCCACCGGCTCGCTGATCGGCATCCTCACCTCCGCCAAGTTCAACGTCGGAGTCGGCTTCCTGCCGGGCGGATCCAGGGCGGAGACCGGCGTATGCCCCACCGGCGGCGCCGGCCTGGGCATTCCGAGCGGTGTCAGCAAGGAACAGCAGCTTGCCGCAGCGATGTTCCTGCAGTTCATGACCGAGCCTGAAAACACGGCCGCTTTTTCGGCGGCAACAGGCTACATGCCCACCCGCGTGTCGGCGGACATGACCGCGGTCCTGGCCGCGACACCGCAAATCAAGACAGCCATGGACCAGCTGGCAGTCACCCGCGTCCAGGACAATGCCCGCGTGTTCCTGCCCGGCGCGGACCAGGAAATGGCCAAGGCCGCCGCGAAGATCCTCACCCAGCAGGGCGATGTCAAGGCAACAATGACCGAGCTCAAGGCAACCCTCCAGGGCATCTACACCAAGGACGTCAAGCCGAGGCTCAAGGCGTAG
- the infA gene encoding translation initiation factor IF-1 — protein MAKKDGVIEIEGVVTEALPNAMFRVELTNKHIVLAHISGKMRQHYIRILPEDRVVVELSPYDLTRGRIVYRYK, from the coding sequence ATGGCCAAGAAGGACGGGGTCATTGAGATCGAGGGCGTTGTGACTGAGGCGCTGCCTAACGCGATGTTTCGCGTTGAGCTCACCAACAAGCACATCGTTCTGGCACACATCTCAGGCAAGATGCGCCAGCACTACATCAGGATCCTTCCTGAGGACCGGGTAGTGGTGGAACTGAGCCCTTATGACCTCACTCGGGGTCGTATCGTCTACCGCTACAAGTAA
- a CDS encoding carbohydrate ABC transporter permease, with protein MSTLVPADVQPEVSTSDAVPPRERPLSRSNLVRTVVAGYVPLAVAVLVVFLPLLWMMVSSFKQPGEIVTLDMKILPAGLDLENYRIAMTTVPFGQFFLNSTIVTIVGSAIKVILAVLTAYALAFVRFPFKNVIFVLILVALMVPAQVSILPNYVLIAGMGGKNTLWGIILPGLGTAFGTFLLRQHFLALPGSILESAEIDGAGHWRRIWQIVVPVSVPSIATVALVTVVSEWNDYIWPLIITDKPESMTLPVGLTLLQNSEGNGAGWGIMMAGAVLVIIPILVIFAMLQRYIVAGLTQGSVTG; from the coding sequence GTGAGCACACTCGTCCCTGCAGATGTGCAGCCGGAAGTTTCAACGTCCGACGCCGTCCCTCCCCGTGAGCGGCCCCTCTCCCGTTCGAATCTGGTCCGGACCGTAGTGGCCGGCTACGTACCGCTGGCAGTTGCAGTCCTCGTCGTGTTCCTGCCGTTGCTGTGGATGATGGTGAGTTCTTTCAAGCAGCCCGGCGAAATCGTCACGCTGGATATGAAGATCCTTCCGGCCGGCCTGGACCTGGAGAACTACCGGATTGCGATGACCACAGTGCCGTTCGGGCAGTTCTTCCTGAACAGCACCATCGTGACCATTGTGGGATCAGCCATCAAGGTGATCCTGGCCGTCCTCACCGCTTATGCCTTGGCGTTTGTGCGCTTTCCCTTCAAGAACGTCATCTTTGTGCTGATCCTCGTGGCGCTGATGGTTCCGGCGCAGGTGTCCATCCTTCCCAATTACGTCCTGATCGCCGGGATGGGCGGGAAGAACACCCTGTGGGGCATTATCCTGCCCGGGCTGGGAACCGCCTTTGGCACGTTCCTGCTGCGTCAGCATTTCCTCGCGTTGCCGGGTTCCATCCTCGAATCCGCTGAGATCGACGGTGCCGGCCATTGGCGGAGGATCTGGCAGATCGTAGTGCCCGTGTCCGTTCCGTCGATCGCGACGGTTGCCCTGGTGACCGTAGTGAGCGAATGGAACGACTACATCTGGCCGCTCATCATCACCGATAAACCGGAAAGCATGACGCTTCCCGTCGGACTGACCCTCCTGCAAAACTCCGAGGGGAACGGTGCCGGCTGGGGAATCATGATGGCCGGCGCCGTCCTCGTTATCATCCCCATCCTTGTCATCTTCGCCATGCTCCAGCGCTACATCGTCGCCGGCCTGACCCAGGGCAGCGTCACCGGTTAG
- a CDS encoding DNA-directed RNA polymerase subunit alpha — protein MLIAQRPTLSEEVVSENRSRFIIEPLEPGFGYTLGNSLRRTLLSSIPGAAVTSIRIDGVLHEFTTVPGVKEDVTEIILNIKSLSVSSEHDEPVVAYLRKQGPGVVTAADIAPPAGVEFHNPDLHIATLNSKGKFELELTIERGRGYVSAAQNKSGDSEIGRIPVDSIYSPVLKVTFRVEATRVEQRTDFDKLIVDVETKQAIAPRDAVASAGTTLVELFGLARELNTAAEGIEIGPSPTDAALAADMALPIEDLDLTVRSYNCLKREGIHTVGELVARSEADLMDIRNFGAKSIDEVKAKLVELGLSLKDSPPGFDLAARAAAIEEDDAAFGDDEL, from the coding sequence GTGCTCATTGCACAGCGCCCCACCCTCTCCGAAGAGGTAGTCTCCGAAAACCGTTCACGTTTCATCATTGAACCGCTGGAACCGGGCTTCGGCTACACCCTCGGAAACTCCCTCCGCCGTACCCTGCTCTCCTCCATCCCCGGTGCCGCTGTAACCAGCATCCGGATCGATGGCGTGCTGCACGAGTTCACCACGGTTCCGGGTGTCAAGGAAGATGTCACTGAGATCATCCTGAACATCAAGAGCCTGTCGGTCTCCTCCGAGCACGACGAGCCGGTTGTTGCCTACCTGCGCAAGCAGGGCCCGGGAGTCGTCACCGCCGCGGACATCGCACCGCCGGCCGGCGTCGAATTCCACAACCCGGATCTGCACATTGCCACGCTGAACTCGAAGGGCAAGTTCGAACTCGAACTGACCATCGAACGCGGCCGCGGCTACGTTTCGGCAGCTCAGAACAAGTCCGGCGATTCCGAGATCGGCCGCATCCCGGTCGACTCGATCTACTCACCGGTGCTGAAGGTTACTTTCCGCGTGGAAGCAACCCGTGTTGAGCAGCGCACCGACTTCGACAAGCTCATTGTCGACGTCGAGACCAAGCAGGCCATCGCCCCGCGCGACGCCGTTGCTTCGGCAGGTACCACCCTGGTGGAACTGTTCGGTCTGGCCCGCGAGCTGAACACCGCAGCTGAAGGTATCGAGATTGGCCCGTCGCCGACGGATGCTGCCCTGGCAGCAGACATGGCCCTGCCGATCGAGGATCTGGACCTCACCGTCCGTTCCTACAACTGCCTCAAGCGTGAGGGCATCCACACCGTGGGTGAACTCGTAGCCCGCTCCGAGGCCGACCTGATGGACATCCGTAACTTCGGTGCGAAGTCCATTGACGAGGTCAAGGCAAAGCTGGTTGAACTGGGCCTGTCCCTCAAGGACTCGCCTCCCGGTTTTGACCTCGCAGCACGCGCCGCAGCAATTGAAGAGGACGACGCCGCCTTCGGCGACGACGAACTCTAA
- a CDS encoding carbohydrate ABC transporter permease translates to MTPQLTDRQATTRAAPASGTHAAASRKRWPGRARRDFFTFLALALPNLLLIAVFTYLPLLNNIYYSTLNWTLGSASATVVGMENYVTFFTSADAGKVLGTTAVFTAVTVGGSMVLGLLVALALNSKVRGTTFARSAVFAPYVLSGVGVGLVWLFIFDPGYGVLAWILRGLGQQSPQWINDPRLSLVMVLVVYVWKNLGYCAVVFLAGLQSLPQDVMEAASLDGASSYRRFVSITLPLLSPTTFFLLITTMLSSLQAFDLIRIMTPLGSGTSTLIYEAYLQAFGAYNRAGYSAAISVVLFAILLVITVIQLRFVERKVHYS, encoded by the coding sequence ATGACTCCACAACTCACCGACAGGCAGGCAACAACCCGGGCTGCCCCCGCTTCCGGCACACACGCAGCCGCCAGCCGGAAGCGCTGGCCAGGAAGGGCACGCAGGGACTTCTTTACCTTCCTGGCCCTTGCCCTGCCCAACCTGTTGCTCATCGCCGTTTTCACTTACCTGCCGCTCCTGAACAACATCTATTACTCCACGCTGAACTGGACGCTCGGATCCGCCTCGGCCACCGTCGTGGGGATGGAAAACTACGTCACGTTCTTCACCAGCGCCGACGCCGGGAAGGTGCTCGGGACCACGGCTGTGTTCACCGCCGTTACGGTAGGCGGTTCCATGGTGTTGGGACTTCTGGTGGCGCTGGCACTGAACTCCAAAGTCCGCGGCACCACGTTCGCCCGCTCGGCCGTATTTGCGCCGTATGTGCTGTCCGGGGTGGGCGTAGGCCTGGTCTGGTTGTTCATATTCGATCCGGGCTACGGCGTCCTCGCCTGGATCCTCCGCGGCCTGGGCCAGCAGAGCCCGCAGTGGATTAACGATCCCCGGCTTTCCCTGGTGATGGTGCTTGTGGTGTACGTCTGGAAGAACCTGGGTTACTGCGCTGTGGTGTTCCTTGCCGGTTTGCAGTCCCTCCCCCAGGACGTCATGGAGGCCGCGTCACTGGACGGTGCCAGCAGCTACCGCCGCTTCGTCAGTATCACTTTGCCGCTGCTCTCCCCCACCACTTTTTTCCTGCTGATCACCACCATGCTCAGCTCCCTGCAGGCCTTTGACCTCATCCGGATCATGACACCCCTCGGCAGCGGCACCAGCACCCTGATCTACGAGGCCTACCTGCAGGCCTTTGGCGCCTACAACCGTGCCGGCTACTCCGCCGCCATCTCCGTGGTGCTCTTCGCCATCCTGCTGGTCATCACAGTTATACAGCTGCGATTCGTCGAGAGGAAGGTCCACTACTCGTGA
- the rpmD gene encoding 50S ribosomal protein L30 yields the protein MAKNLIPSDAQLEITQIKSVIGGKQNQRDTLRSLGLKRIGHTVVRTADAVTVGMLNTVPHLVKVEEAK from the coding sequence ATGGCTAAGAACCTGATTCCCTCCGACGCCCAGTTGGAGATCACTCAGATCAAGTCCGTCATTGGCGGCAAGCAGAACCAGCGCGACACCCTTCGGTCCCTCGGCCTGAAGCGGATCGGACACACCGTTGTCCGCACCGCCGACGCCGTGACCGTGGGAATGCTCAACACGGTTCCGCACCTGGTAAAGGTAGAGGAGGCGAAGTAA
- the map gene encoding type I methionyl aminopeptidase — MAFGQPRIEYKTNAQMRTMHEAGLVLSRALDAAVAAAVPGVTTKHLDEVFAAVLNEAGAKSNFLGYHGFPATICTSVNEEVVHGIPGSRILNNGDIISIDGGAIVDGWHSDSARTVIVGEPDPEDQRLSDVTQAAMWHGIAALAKGSHVGDIGAAIDDYVSSVPGKPLGILEDYVGHGIGSEMHMAPDVLNYRTSHRGPKLRAGLCLAIEPMLVRGSIETAVLEDDWTVVTTDGQRSCQWEHSVAVHEKGIWVLSAPDGGAEHLVPLGVVPVPIP, encoded by the coding sequence ATGGCCTTCGGCCAGCCCCGTATCGAATACAAGACAAACGCCCAGATGCGCACCATGCACGAGGCAGGCCTTGTCCTGAGCCGTGCACTGGACGCCGCCGTCGCCGCCGCCGTTCCCGGAGTCACCACCAAACACCTCGACGAAGTGTTTGCGGCGGTGCTCAATGAGGCCGGGGCGAAGTCGAACTTCCTGGGCTACCACGGCTTCCCGGCCACCATCTGCACGTCCGTGAACGAGGAGGTGGTGCACGGCATCCCCGGCAGCCGAATCCTCAACAACGGTGACATCATCTCCATTGACGGCGGAGCGATTGTGGACGGCTGGCACTCCGATTCGGCGCGCACCGTCATCGTGGGGGAGCCGGACCCTGAGGACCAGCGGCTCTCGGATGTCACGCAGGCGGCCATGTGGCATGGCATCGCTGCGCTGGCGAAGGGAAGCCATGTGGGCGACATCGGCGCGGCCATCGACGATTATGTGTCCTCCGTGCCCGGCAAGCCGTTGGGCATCCTGGAGGACTACGTCGGCCACGGCATCGGCTCGGAGATGCATATGGCACCGGACGTGCTCAACTACCGCACCAGCCACCGCGGGCCCAAGCTCCGTGCCGGACTGTGCCTGGCCATTGAGCCCATGCTTGTCCGCGGGAGCATTGAAACGGCCGTCCTGGAGGACGACTGGACCGTGGTGACGACGGACGGCCAGCGCTCCTGCCAGTGGGAGCATTCGGTGGCGGTCCATGAAAAGGGCATCTGGGTCCTGTCCGCCCCCGACGGCGGCGCGGAACACCTGGTGCCCCTCGGCGTCGTACCCGTCCCTATACCGTAG
- the rpsK gene encoding 30S ribosomal protein S11, with translation MPPKTRGAVRKPRKKDKKNIALGQAHIKSTFNNTIVSITDPNGAVISWASSGEVGFKGSRKSTPFAAQMAAEAAAKRAQEHGMRKVDVFVKGPGSGRETAIRSLQAAGLEVGSIQDVTPAAHNGCRPPKRRRV, from the coding sequence ATGCCCCCGAAGACTCGTGGCGCGGTTCGCAAGCCGCGTAAGAAGGACAAGAAGAATATCGCGCTTGGCCAGGCGCACATCAAGAGCACTTTTAACAACACCATCGTGTCCATCACGGACCCGAACGGTGCTGTTATCTCTTGGGCTTCCTCAGGTGAGGTTGGCTTCAAGGGCTCACGCAAGTCCACCCCGTTCGCAGCCCAGATGGCTGCCGAAGCTGCTGCCAAGCGTGCGCAGGAGCACGGCATGCGCAAGGTTGACGTTTTCGTCAAGGGACCGGGATCCGGACGCGAAACCGCAATCCGCTCGCTGCAGGCCGCTGGCCTGGAGGTTGGCTCCATCCAGGACGTCACCCCCGCAGCGCACAACGGCTGCCGTCCGCCGAAGCGCCGCCGCGTCTAA
- the rplO gene encoding 50S ribosomal protein L15: protein MAEKNTAEKAQGAAAEKQNALKVHHLRPAPGAKTAKTRVGRGEGSKGKTAGRGTKGTKARYQIKAGFAGGQLPLHMRLPKLRGFKNPFRVEFQVVNLDKLNELFPEGGAVTVENLVEKGAVRKNQPVKVLGTGDITVKVDVTAHAFSASAAEKIAAAGGSTTAL, encoded by the coding sequence ATGGCAGAGAAGAACACCGCCGAAAAGGCACAGGGCGCCGCTGCTGAGAAGCAGAACGCCCTGAAGGTTCACCACCTGCGTCCCGCCCCGGGTGCCAAGACCGCCAAGACCCGTGTTGGTCGTGGTGAAGGTTCCAAGGGTAAGACCGCTGGTCGCGGTACCAAGGGTACGAAGGCCCGCTACCAGATCAAGGCTGGCTTTGCCGGCGGCCAGCTGCCGCTGCACATGCGCCTGCCGAAGCTGCGCGGCTTCAAGAACCCGTTCCGGGTTGAGTTCCAGGTTGTAAACCTGGACAAGCTCAACGAGCTGTTCCCGGAAGGTGGCGCAGTCACCGTGGAGAACCTGGTCGAAAAGGGTGCCGTTCGCAAGAACCAGCCCGTTAAGGTGCTTGGCACCGGCGACATCACCGTCAAGGTTGACGTCACCGCCCACGCATTCTCGGCCAGCGCCGCTGAAAAGATTGCCGCAGCAGGCGGAAGCACCACCGCTCTCTAG
- the rpsM gene encoding 30S ribosomal protein S13, whose product MARLAGVDIPREKRLEIALTYIYGVGKTRAHETLAATGISADVRVKDLTDSQLVELRDYIEGNYKVEGDLRREVAADIRRKVEIGSYEGLRHRKGLPVRGQRTKTNARTRKGPKRTVAGKKKAR is encoded by the coding sequence ATGGCTCGTCTCGCTGGCGTAGACATTCCCCGCGAAAAGCGGCTGGAAATTGCGCTTACTTACATCTACGGCGTGGGCAAGACCCGTGCACACGAAACCCTGGCTGCCACGGGCATCAGCGCTGACGTTCGCGTCAAGGATCTGACTGATTCCCAGCTGGTTGAGCTGCGTGACTACATTGAAGGCAACTACAAGGTTGAGGGTGACCTTCGCCGCGAAGTAGCAGCAGATATCCGCCGCAAGGTTGAAATCGGCAGCTACGAAGGCCTGCGCCACCGCAAGGGCCTGCCCGTACGCGGACAGCGTACGAAGACCAACGCACGTACCCGCAAGGGCCCGAAGCGTACCGTCGCCGGCAAGAAGAAGGCACGTTAA
- the rplQ gene encoding 50S ribosomal protein L17 — MPTPTKGPRLGGGPAHERLMLANLAAALFEHKRITTTVTKAKRLKPYAERLVTFAKRGDLASRRRVLGLISNKGVVHELFTDIAQAVENRDGGYTRITKIGNRKGDNAPMAVIELVLEPVSAKQAVVAEATSAAKRDADKKEAAAAPVAAEAPEAEVVETEAAEADAATEEAATEEAPAAEEAPAAEAAEEPAAEEKDAK; from the coding sequence ATGCCTACCCCCACTAAGGGTCCGCGCCTCGGAGGCGGCCCGGCTCACGAGCGTCTCATGCTCGCGAACCTGGCAGCAGCACTGTTCGAGCACAAGCGGATCACCACCACGGTGACCAAGGCCAAGCGGCTCAAGCCGTACGCCGAGCGTCTGGTGACTTTCGCCAAGCGCGGCGACCTGGCTTCACGCCGTCGTGTACTTGGCCTGATCAGCAACAAGGGCGTTGTCCACGAGCTGTTCACCGACATTGCCCAGGCAGTGGAGAACCGCGACGGCGGCTACACCCGCATCACCAAGATCGGCAACCGTAAGGGCGACAACGCTCCCATGGCTGTCATCGAGCTGGTTCTTGAGCCCGTTTCCGCCAAGCAGGCCGTTGTAGCCGAGGCTACCTCTGCTGCGAAGCGCGACGCCGACAAGAAGGAAGCCGCTGCTGCTCCGGTTGCTGCTGAAGCTCCCGAGGCCGAGGTCGTCGAGACCGAAGCTGCTGAGGCTGACGCTGCAACCGAAGAAGCCGCTACCGAAGAGGCTCCTGCCGCTGAGGAAGCTCCCGCTGCAGAAGCCGCTGAAGAGCCCGCTGCTGAGGAAAAGGACGCGAAGTAA